The Pseudomonas sp. DG56-2 genome contains a region encoding:
- a CDS encoding TonB-dependent receptor domain-containing protein, with translation MRPALLSPSSLGVLGLFVAINPALEAAPLELGQVLIEDRQQNELEAAQERLRQVPGATNLVDMQQVEQGRVASNEDVLAYQPGVFAQSAGNDGVKLSIRGSGINRAPGSHGSGVYVMFDGLPLTGPGGTPYELFEPLWLSRAEVLRGANGFDRGALALGGAIDYVTHTGHDAAPLQVRYEIGSRGYAKRQISSGQVLGDLDYYVALTDSEYDGYQQHSSGSSKGIAANVGYRFNPNLETRFYLRYRETENDLAGRLTKAQIKHDPRAANPLYLSRDASRPQPGSTWLGNKTTFFLDGDSRLETGLVYHDYPMDLREGPNRLKVAYSDVSGTLNYFRRDTLFNHESKTTLGWRTTKHLPNSGASEFVRVPATLAVGTRTRDFSYQGSDSVVHVGNELELAPDLWLTSGLAMIYTRRESAVTYPENGGKVSQHDWDYAPRLGLRYDLNPGLQLFGNLSRSVEPPHPWALIWSSPRVNGLQTQPIEMQNQTATTLELGARGDSSFGRWDLAWYYSHVRHELLAVEIVPGLPAAEFNASPTVHQGVEAGLDSLLWERGGVGKLSLRQAYTFSDFHYRDDDVFGDNRLPGIPMHYYQAELRFDLPSGLYAGINTQMASKVQVDYANSYPTDAYALLGATLGYNSPKQDWQTWLDLRNLTNKRYAATVTPGYNDNGKDIPHSTPGEGFGVYAGVSYSFR, from the coding sequence ATGCGCCCCGCTTTACTCTCCCCCTCCTCCCTTGGTGTGCTCGGGTTGTTCGTTGCAATAAATCCGGCACTGGAGGCTGCCCCTCTGGAATTGGGACAGGTGCTGATCGAAGACCGACAGCAGAACGAATTGGAAGCAGCCCAAGAGCGCTTGCGCCAAGTACCAGGCGCAACGAACCTGGTGGACATGCAACAAGTAGAGCAAGGTCGGGTGGCTAGCAACGAGGATGTCCTTGCCTATCAACCGGGCGTGTTTGCCCAGTCGGCTGGCAACGATGGCGTCAAACTGTCGATTCGCGGATCGGGCATCAACCGCGCGCCGGGCAGCCATGGCTCGGGCGTCTACGTGATGTTCGACGGTTTGCCGTTGACCGGCCCCGGTGGTACCCCTTATGAATTGTTCGAGCCGCTCTGGCTGAGCCGTGCCGAAGTGCTGCGTGGCGCCAACGGCTTCGACCGCGGTGCCCTGGCACTGGGCGGCGCCATCGACTACGTCACCCACACTGGCCATGATGCGGCGCCGTTGCAGGTGCGTTACGAAATCGGCAGCCGCGGCTATGCCAAGCGCCAGATAAGTTCGGGACAGGTGCTGGGGGATCTGGACTATTACGTAGCCCTGACCGACTCCGAGTACGATGGTTATCAGCAACACAGCAGCGGCAGCAGCAAAGGCATCGCCGCCAATGTCGGTTATCGCTTCAATCCGAATTTGGAAACCCGCTTCTACCTGCGTTACCGGGAAACCGAGAACGACCTGGCTGGTCGCCTCACCAAAGCGCAGATCAAGCACGATCCGCGAGCCGCCAACCCACTCTACCTGAGCCGTGATGCCAGCCGTCCGCAGCCAGGCAGTACCTGGCTGGGGAACAAGACAACGTTTTTTCTCGACGGAGATTCTCGTCTGGAAACCGGACTGGTCTACCACGATTATCCTATGGACCTGCGTGAGGGGCCCAATCGGCTGAAAGTGGCCTACTCCGACGTCAGTGGGACCTTGAACTACTTCCGTCGCGACACCCTGTTCAACCACGAAAGCAAAACCACCCTTGGTTGGCGCACCACCAAACACCTACCTAACAGCGGTGCCTCCGAGTTCGTTCGTGTACCAGCTACCCTAGCCGTCGGCACCCGCACACGCGATTTCAGCTACCAAGGCTCTGACAGCGTCGTGCATGTCGGCAACGAGCTGGAGTTGGCCCCCGACTTATGGCTAACCAGCGGGCTGGCGATGATTTATACCCGACGTGAAAGTGCGGTGACTTACCCGGAAAATGGTGGAAAGGTAAGCCAGCATGACTGGGATTACGCGCCGCGCCTGGGCCTGCGCTATGACCTGAACCCAGGTTTGCAGCTATTCGGCAACCTTAGTCGCTCGGTTGAGCCACCTCATCCATGGGCATTGATCTGGAGTTCGCCGCGGGTCAATGGTCTGCAAACCCAGCCCATCGAAATGCAAAACCAGACAGCGACAACGCTGGAGCTTGGTGCCCGAGGAGACTCGAGTTTCGGTCGATGGGACCTGGCTTGGTACTACTCGCACGTACGTCACGAACTGCTGGCGGTCGAGATCGTACCCGGCCTGCCCGCAGCCGAGTTCAACGCCAGCCCGACCGTGCACCAAGGTGTTGAAGCCGGCCTCGACAGCCTGCTCTGGGAGCGCGGCGGGGTTGGCAAGCTTTCCCTGCGCCAGGCCTATACCTTCAGCGATTTCCACTACCGCGACGACGACGTTTTCGGCGATAACCGCCTGCCCGGCATCCCGATGCACTATTACCAAGCCGAATTACGTTTCGATTTGCCGAGCGGGTTGTACGCCGGGATCAATACCCAGATGGCTTCCAAGGTGCAGGTCGATTACGCCAACAGCTACCCAACTGATGCCTACGCCCTGCTCGGCGCAACCCTGGGTTACAACTCCCCCAAGCAGGACTGGCAGACGTGGCTCGACCTGCGCAACCTGACCAACAAGCGTTATGCCGCCACGGTGACTCCCGGCTATAACGACAACGGCAAGGACATTCCCCATTCGACGCCTGGCGAAGGCTTTGGCGTCTACGCTGGAGTGTCTTACAGCTTCCGTTAA
- a CDS encoding AI-2E family transporter, translating to MNETNLQHRALHMLLALVTIAFIWILLPYYGAAFWAVILGIVFAPLQRRLLARLDWRRNLAAGLTLLICLVIAILPVIIISMLLVQEGAALYKNIETGQLDLAGYIERFKDILPAFAQNGLERMGMGDLDGLRDKIANGALQGSQFFASQAFSFGQGTFEFLVSFGVMLYLLFFFLRDGAELVRKIRTALPLAEQQKRRLQLKFNRVVRATVKGNLLVAVTQGALGGIIFWILDIPSALVWGVLMAFLSLLPAVGAGIVWAPVAIYFVATGAIWQGAVLAAFGIFVIGLVDNLLRPMLVGKDTKMPDYLILVSTLGGLAVFGLNGFVIGPLIAALFMSSWGIFVSTKPQVQLPS from the coding sequence ATGAACGAAACCAACCTGCAGCACAGGGCCCTGCACATGCTATTGGCCCTGGTCACGATTGCCTTCATCTGGATCCTGCTACCTTACTACGGTGCGGCTTTCTGGGCAGTGATCCTCGGCATCGTCTTTGCGCCGCTACAGCGGCGCTTGTTGGCACGCCTGGACTGGCGACGCAACTTGGCCGCCGGCTTGACGTTGTTGATCTGCCTGGTGATCGCCATTCTCCCGGTGATCATCATCAGTATGTTGCTGGTCCAGGAAGGGGCTGCGCTGTACAAGAATATCGAAACGGGCCAGTTGGACCTGGCCGGCTACATTGAGCGCTTCAAGGACATCCTTCCGGCATTCGCGCAAAACGGTCTGGAGCGCATGGGCATGGGGGACCTGGACGGTTTGCGGGACAAGATTGCCAATGGCGCTTTACAGGGCAGTCAGTTCTTTGCTTCTCAGGCGTTCAGCTTTGGCCAAGGTACATTCGAGTTTCTGGTCAGCTTTGGCGTGATGCTCTATTTGCTGTTCTTCTTCTTGCGTGACGGTGCTGAGTTGGTACGCAAAATACGCACCGCGTTACCTTTGGCCGAGCAGCAAAAGCGCCGTCTGCAACTCAAGTTCAACCGGGTGGTACGGGCCACGGTCAAAGGCAACCTGCTGGTGGCGGTGACCCAGGGCGCCCTTGGCGGAATCATTTTCTGGATCCTGGACATCCCCAGCGCGTTGGTCTGGGGAGTGCTGATGGCTTTCCTGTCGCTACTTCCGGCCGTCGGCGCAGGGATCGTCTGGGCGCCCGTGGCGATCTACTTCGTGGCCACCGGCGCGATATGGCAGGGGGCGGTGCTGGCGGCGTTTGGCATATTTGTGATCGGTCTGGTCGACAACCTGCTGCGGCCCATGCTGGTGGGCAAGGACACCAAAATGCCCGATTACCTGATCCTCGTTTCCACTCTCGGAGGGCTGGCGGTATTCGGGCTCAACGGCTTTGTCATCGGCCCGTTGATCGCCGCGCTGTTCATGTCCAGTTGGGGGATCTTTGTCTCGACCAAACCCCAGGTGCAACTGCCCAGTTAA
- the fnr gene encoding fumarate/nitrate reduction transcriptional regulator Fnr, protein MSEAVRLHAHRQASCKTCSLASLCLAGSVSHEEVDTLDDLVRHGRPLKKDDFLFRQGDSFNSIYTIRSGAMKSISLSETGEEKIVGVHLPGELIGLSGVDAQAYLVSVQALEETYVCELPFGPLDQLLTRLPQLRRHLMRAMSREIRDTQQMTRLLSKKAADARVVTLLVNLAARFRALDYAANRLHLSISRNEIGNYLGLAGETVSRVFTRLQQNGLIKVEGKDVHILEPEQLFLLADGSMSACSLR, encoded by the coding sequence ATGTCTGAAGCCGTTCGCTTGCATGCTCATCGCCAGGCCAGTTGCAAGACCTGCAGCCTGGCGTCGCTATGCCTGGCAGGCTCTGTGAGCCACGAAGAAGTCGACACCCTGGATGATCTGGTCAGGCACGGCCGGCCATTGAAGAAAGACGACTTTCTGTTTCGCCAAGGAGACAGCTTCAATTCGATCTACACGATTCGTTCAGGCGCAATGAAATCCATCAGCCTGAGTGAAACCGGTGAGGAGAAAATTGTCGGCGTTCATTTGCCCGGTGAGCTGATTGGTTTGTCTGGCGTGGACGCACAAGCCTATCTGGTTTCAGTCCAGGCGCTTGAGGAAACCTACGTTTGTGAACTGCCTTTCGGGCCACTCGACCAATTGTTGACGCGGCTACCGCAACTGCGCCGACATCTGATGCGGGCGATGAGCCGTGAAATCCGCGATACCCAGCAAATGACGCGCCTGCTTTCCAAAAAGGCCGCCGATGCGCGAGTGGTGACCTTGCTGGTTAATCTGGCGGCCCGTTTTCGCGCCCTTGACTATGCGGCCAACCGGTTGCATTTGAGTATTTCGCGCAACGAAATCGGCAACTACCTGGGACTGGCCGGAGAGACCGTATCTCGTGTGTTCACTCGCCTCCAGCAAAATGGCCTGATCAAGGTCGAAGGCAAGGATGTGCACATTCTCGAACCTGAACAGCTCTTTCTTCTGGCCGATGGCTCAATGTCGGCTTGCAGTCTGCGTTAA
- the yegQ gene encoding tRNA 5-hydroxyuridine modification protein YegQ codes for MTLPAKPELLAPAGTLKNMRYAFAYGADAVYAGQPRYSLRVRNNEFDHANLALGIKEAQAQGKRFYVVVNIAPHNAKLKTFLKDLAPVIEMAPDALIMSDPGLIMLVRQHFPQMPIHLSVQANTVNWASVEFWRSQGLTRVILSRELSLEEIEEIRQQVPAMELEVFVHGALCMAYSGRCLLSGYLNRRDANQGSCTNACRWKYSATPATEDASGDIVREVQPTLGVGAPTEQVFLLQESNRPDEDMPAFEDEHGTYIMNAKDLRAVQHVERLTRMGVHSLKIEGRTKSHFYCARTTQAYRQAIDDAVEGREFDRSLMLNLESLAQRGYTEGFLRRHVHDEYQNYQRGNSVSDRQQFVGELTGERVDGLAEVRVKNRFALGDHLELMTPRGNYHFDLHQLRDRQGAAIDVAPGDGHTVYLPIPEQVELEFGLLLRELVQ; via the coding sequence ATGACCCTGCCCGCCAAACCTGAATTGCTCGCCCCTGCCGGCACCCTGAAGAACATGCGCTACGCCTTCGCCTATGGCGCCGACGCGGTGTACGCAGGCCAGCCGCGCTACAGCCTGCGAGTGCGCAACAACGAGTTCGACCACGCTAACCTGGCCTTGGGTATCAAAGAAGCTCAAGCCCAGGGCAAGCGCTTCTACGTAGTGGTCAACATTGCACCTCATAACGCCAAGCTCAAGACCTTCCTCAAAGACCTCGCACCGGTCATCGAGATGGCCCCGGATGCTTTGATCATGTCCGACCCCGGCCTGATCATGCTGGTGCGCCAGCACTTCCCGCAGATGCCGATTCATTTGTCGGTGCAAGCCAACACCGTGAACTGGGCCAGCGTCGAATTCTGGCGCAGCCAGGGACTTACCCGGGTGATTCTTTCGCGTGAACTGTCGCTGGAAGAAATAGAGGAGATTCGTCAGCAGGTGCCGGCGATGGAGCTGGAGGTTTTCGTCCACGGCGCGCTCTGCATGGCCTACTCCGGCCGCTGTTTGTTATCGGGCTACCTTAACCGCCGCGATGCCAACCAGGGCAGTTGCACCAACGCCTGCCGCTGGAAATACAGCGCCACGCCGGCCACTGAAGATGCCAGCGGCGACATCGTTCGCGAAGTGCAACCGACCCTGGGTGTGGGCGCACCGACCGAGCAGGTGTTTCTGCTTCAGGAAAGCAATCGTCCAGACGAAGACATGCCCGCGTTCGAGGATGAGCACGGCACTTACATCATGAACGCCAAGGACCTGCGCGCGGTACAGCACGTCGAACGGCTGACCCGCATGGGTGTGCACTCGCTGAAAATCGAAGGCCGGACCAAGTCGCACTTTTATTGCGCCCGCACCACCCAGGCCTATCGCCAGGCTATCGATGATGCCGTGGAAGGTCGGGAGTTCGACCGCAGCTTGATGCTCAACCTCGAGTCATTGGCACAGCGCGGTTACACCGAAGGTTTCCTGCGCCGTCACGTGCATGATGAGTATCAGAACTACCAACGTGGCAACTCGGTTTCCGATCGCCAGCAATTTGTTGGCGAACTGACGGGTGAGCGCGTCGATGGTTTGGCAGAAGTACGGGTCAAGAACCGCTTTGCCCTGGGTGATCACTTGGAGTTGATGACACCGCGGGGCAACTATCACTTCGACCTCCATCAACTGCGCGACCGCCAGGGCGCAGCGATCGACGTGGCACCAGGTGATGGACACACGGTCTACCTGCCGATTCCCGAACAGGTCGAGCTGGAGTTTGGGTTGCTGTTGCGCGAATTGGTGCAGTAA
- a CDS encoding acylase, with the protein MINPRPLARVCLAGLLVGLSFTSQARVVAGDASAEIRRTSFGVPHILAHDEQGLGYGIGYAYAQDNLCLLANEVVTVNGERSRFFGPDQVTFEQRKNLGSDLFFNWLNTPSAVFGFWQAQSSEVRALLEGYAKGYNRALAELLAKGQGAQCLQAQWLRPITSLDLVKLTRRLLVEGGVGQFAEALAGATPPGVVGQLGTNLDMGVAQARQDNFALERGSNAVAVGSERSANGRGMLLANPHFPWAGGMRFYQMQLTVPGKLDVMGAALPGLPLINIGFNRHLAWTHTVDTSSHFTVYRLELDPKDATRYMLDSKSLPLSRQRLTVMVKGEDGKLTAVNRDVYSSVFGPVVQWPGRLDWSKQHAFSLRDANLENTRVLQQWYSMNQAQSLKALQDSVQHLQGIPWVNTLAVDAKGQTLYLNQSVVPFVDAALLTQCSDPAAGQGMIVLDGSRSDCNWKVDARAAQAGIFPAQLQPSLSRNDFIQHSNDSAWMVNPAQPLRGYSPLISREDQPLGPRTRYALQRLSRDDKLTGADLQQMVMDNQVYLAELVLPDMLQWCGTQPPASQLAALCSSLKAWNLRADLDSGMGLMHFQNILQSLLEHPDFWRVTFDPADPQHTPRGLAVERADVARALNDAALASLAEVERAGLAADARWGQIQQAADGTPIHGGPASLGVYNAIQSVPTAPGKRLVVSGTSYLQLVTFDVKGPQALGVLAFSESSEASSPHASDQTRAFSAKQWHVLPFTEEQIKADPQYRLQVIREAEPAVLAKTAP; encoded by the coding sequence GTGATCAACCCTCGTCCATTGGCACGCGTCTGTCTGGCCGGGCTGCTCGTCGGCCTCAGTTTTACCTCCCAGGCTCGGGTCGTCGCAGGTGATGCCAGCGCCGAAATACGCCGTACCAGCTTTGGGGTGCCGCACATCCTGGCGCACGATGAACAGGGGCTGGGGTACGGAATTGGCTACGCCTATGCGCAAGACAATCTGTGCCTGCTGGCCAACGAGGTGGTTACCGTCAACGGTGAGCGCTCACGCTTCTTCGGCCCCGACCAGGTCACCTTCGAGCAGCGCAAGAACCTGGGCAGCGATCTGTTTTTCAACTGGCTCAATACCCCCTCTGCGGTATTCGGCTTCTGGCAGGCGCAATCGAGTGAGGTGCGTGCCTTGCTTGAAGGTTATGCCAAGGGATACAACCGTGCACTGGCCGAGCTGCTCGCCAAGGGACAAGGTGCGCAATGCTTGCAGGCGCAATGGTTGCGCCCGATCACCTCCCTGGATCTGGTCAAGTTGACCCGACGCCTGTTGGTTGAAGGCGGCGTCGGCCAGTTCGCCGAGGCCTTGGCTGGCGCGACACCACCCGGTGTAGTGGGGCAGTTGGGTACGAACCTGGACATGGGCGTTGCCCAGGCGCGTCAGGATAATTTTGCCCTTGAGCGAGGTAGCAATGCGGTGGCCGTGGGCAGCGAGCGCTCTGCCAATGGGCGCGGCATGTTGCTCGCCAACCCGCATTTCCCCTGGGCCGGTGGTATGCGTTTTTATCAGATGCAACTGACTGTGCCAGGCAAGCTGGACGTCATGGGCGCGGCATTACCCGGGTTACCGTTGATCAACATCGGCTTTAACCGCCACCTCGCCTGGACCCATACGGTGGACACCTCCAGCCATTTCACCGTGTATCGCCTCGAACTCGATCCCAAGGATGCCACCCGTTACATGCTTGATAGCAAGTCCTTACCCCTGAGTCGTCAGCGTCTGACGGTGATGGTCAAGGGCGAGGACGGCAAGCTCACTGCGGTCAACCGAGATGTCTACAGTTCGGTGTTTGGCCCGGTCGTGCAATGGCCTGGCCGGCTGGATTGGAGCAAGCAACATGCGTTCAGCCTGCGCGATGCGAACCTGGAAAATACCCGGGTTCTGCAGCAGTGGTACAGCATGAACCAGGCACAGAGCCTGAAGGCGCTGCAGGACTCGGTTCAGCACCTGCAGGGTATTCCATGGGTCAACACCTTGGCTGTGGATGCCAAGGGGCAGACTTTGTATCTCAATCAATCGGTGGTGCCCTTTGTCGATGCTGCGTTGCTGACGCAGTGCAGTGACCCGGCTGCCGGGCAGGGCATGATTGTGCTCGATGGCTCGCGCAGCGACTGTAACTGGAAGGTTGATGCGCGTGCAGCACAGGCGGGTATCTTTCCTGCGCAGCTTCAGCCAAGCCTGAGCCGCAACGACTTTATCCAGCACTCCAATGATTCCGCCTGGATGGTCAACCCGGCGCAGCCCTTGCGTGGTTACTCACCGTTGATCAGTCGCGAAGACCAGCCCCTGGGGCCGCGCACTCGCTATGCATTGCAGCGATTGAGTCGGGACGACAAGCTGACCGGCGCTGATCTGCAACAAATGGTGATGGACAACCAGGTCTATCTGGCCGAATTGGTGCTGCCGGATATGTTGCAGTGGTGTGGAACGCAACCGCCAGCGTCGCAATTGGCTGCACTGTGCAGCAGTCTGAAAGCCTGGAACCTGCGTGCTGATCTGGACAGTGGCATGGGCCTGATGCACTTTCAGAATATTCTGCAGAGCTTGCTCGAGCATCCAGACTTCTGGCGCGTGACATTCGATCCAGCTGACCCCCAGCACACCCCACGTGGCTTGGCTGTCGAGCGTGCCGACGTGGCACGCGCGTTGAACGATGCGGCGCTCGCGTCGCTGGCGGAGGTGGAGCGTGCCGGCCTTGCTGCCGATGCGCGTTGGGGACAGATTCAGCAAGCCGCTGATGGCACGCCGATCCATGGTGGGCCGGCAAGCTTGGGGGTGTACAACGCAATCCAGAGTGTGCCGACAGCGCCGGGCAAGCGTCTGGTGGTCAGTGGCACCAGTTACTTGCAACTGGTGACCTTTGATGTGAAAGGCCCGCAGGCACTGGGTGTGCTGGCGTTTTCCGAGTCCAGCGAAGCAAGCTCGCCACACGCCAGTGACCAGACCCGTGCCTTTTCGGCCAAGCAATGGCATGTGCTGCCTTTTACCGAGGAACAGATCAAGGCTGACCCGCAGTATCGTTTGCAGGTAATCAGAGAGGCGGAGCCTGCGGTACTGGCAAAAACTGCGCCTTGA
- a CDS encoding fe2+ zn2+ uptake regulation protein — MYNQQQAGIATRPVRKARQVLPVVKIDGGESERPGNEHIRELLRSFGLRTSLIRLKVIDALHSAHRNGRSIGVRGVHSQLEQLDIPLSFLSVREVLKRLCTEGVISMDNEKCYTLNPEARSILEQFGPR; from the coding sequence ATGTATAACCAGCAACAGGCAGGGATCGCCACCAGACCAGTGCGCAAGGCTCGCCAAGTGCTGCCGGTAGTAAAAATCGACGGCGGCGAAAGCGAGCGCCCGGGCAACGAACATATCCGCGAACTACTGAGGTCGTTCGGGCTTCGCACCAGCCTGATCCGCCTCAAGGTGATCGACGCCTTGCACTCGGCCCACCGCAATGGGCGCAGCATCGGCGTACGCGGTGTGCACAGTCAGCTTGAACAGCTGGACATTCCGCTGTCATTTCTAAGCGTTCGTGAAGTGCTCAAGCGCTTGTGCACTGAAGGCGTAATCAGCATGGACAACGAAAAGTGCTACACCCTCAACCCCGAGGCGCGCAGCATTCTCGAACAATTCGGCCCCCGTTGA